TGGTTGAGATACTTGTTAAGGAAGCCAAAGACAGATTAATGGAACTTGAAGATTTTGGTGCAATCTTTGATAGACAAGAATCTGGAAAATTGAATCAAAGAGCCTTTGGTGGTCAAAGTTTCAGAAGAACTTGCTTCCAAGGGGATAGAACCGGCCATGAAATGATGATGGCTCTTAAAGAAGAAGTAACTAGGCAAAAAATAGATACTTTTGACGAATTGATGATAACATCTCTTTTAACGGATGAAAACAGTAAGAAAGTAATTGGGGCTGTTGGAGTATCCCTTAGAAATTCAAAAATAATTATTTTTAAATCTAAATCCACTGTAATTGCAAGTGGAGGTGCTGGATGGCTATATCCTGTTACATCAAATGCTATTCAAAAAACAGGGGATGGTTACAGCTTAGCATACAATGTTGGAGCTGATGTACTTGACATGGAACAAATCCAATTCCATCCAACAGGAATGTTGTATCCGGCATCTAGAAGAGGTGTTCTCATAACAGAAGCAGTACGTGGTGAAGGTGGAAAACTTTTCAATGTAAAAATGGAACGTTTCATGAAAAATTATGATGAAAGGGGTGAACTTGCTACACGTGATGTTGTTGCCCGTGCAATATACAACGAGATCAGAGAAGGAAGAGGAACAGATAATGGGGGTGTCTATTTGGATGTCACACATCTCCCAAATGAAATTATTGAAGAAAAATTAGAAACAATGCTGTTTCAGTTCATGGATATTGGTATTGATATTAGAAAACAGGCAATGGAAGTAGCACCAACTGCACACCATGTTATGGGAGGTGCGAGAATCAAACCAAACTGCGAAACAACGGTGAAAAATCTTTATGCTGCAGGCGAAGTTACAGGAGGAGTACATGGTGCTAACAGACTTGGAGGAAATGCATTAGCAGATACACAAGTATTTGGTAAAAGAGCTGGAGAATCAGCTGCAAAAAATGCTCTTTCATCAGAATTTATTTTTAATGAATTACAAGTGAATCAAGAAGAAGATAGAATTTCAAATATCTTTAAAGAGGGTGATATATATCCTCACGAAATTAAAACATCTCTCATGGAAACAATGTGGGAAAATGTGGCCATAATAAGAAATGAAAACGGTCTCAAATCAGCAATGAAGAAAATTGAAGAACTTCAAATGAAAACTTCAAATATGAATGTGCCTGAAGGAAGAGGTTTTAATAAAAATCTATTGGATGCATTAGAAATAAAGAATATGTTGATTGTTGCATCACTTGTAACACAATCTGCACTTTTGAGACGTGAAAGCAGAGGATCTCATTACAGGGAAGATTATCCTGAAACAGATGAAAGATGGAAAAGAAGCATAGTAATGAATAAAAATACAGATTTTAGTTATTTAAAAAGAGGTTTAAACTCTAGTTGTAAATTTTCTTAAACCATTTTTTTAAACAGAATAGATGAAATAATGTGGTTATTCAAATAAAAAAAAATAAATCATGCCCTGACCGGGACTCGAACCCGGGTAATAGGATCCGCAATCCTACGTGATATCCGCTACACTACCAGGGCCTATTTCTTGATTTTTTCAATTCCTATAGTTAGATAAAAACAAGAATCAAAGCAACATATATCAATTAACTCTTTTTCTATTTAAATTTTAACCTTAAATAATATTTATTTAGAATATATACTGCATCAATTTAATATAAAAAATACATTCTAAACCCATGGAACAATATAATACAACTGAACACCAGTCAATACCAGACCAAGAACAGCACCTGCCAGAACCTGATAAGGTGTATGTTTACCGAGCTTTACCCTACTCCACATAACCAACGGAAT
This sequence is a window from Methanobacterium sp. SMA-27. Protein-coding genes within it:
- the tfrA gene encoding fumarate reductase (CoM/CoB) subunit TfrA, coding for MEKEIHECDVLVIGSGGAGCRAAIESRKYNLDVIIVSKGLSFKSGCTTLAEGGYNAAFGYVDSEDSVDSHFQDTMKGGAYLNDMELVEILVKEAKDRLMELEDFGAIFDRQESGKLNQRAFGGQSFRRTCFQGDRTGHEMMMALKEEVTRQKIDTFDELMITSLLTDENSKKVIGAVGVSLRNSKIIIFKSKSTVIASGGAGWLYPVTSNAIQKTGDGYSLAYNVGADVLDMEQIQFHPTGMLYPASRRGVLITEAVRGEGGKLFNVKMERFMKNYDERGELATRDVVARAIYNEIREGRGTDNGGVYLDVTHLPNEIIEEKLETMLFQFMDIGIDIRKQAMEVAPTAHHVMGGARIKPNCETTVKNLYAAGEVTGGVHGANRLGGNALADTQVFGKRAGESAAKNALSSEFIFNELQVNQEEDRISNIFKEGDIYPHEIKTSLMETMWENVAIIRNENGLKSAMKKIEELQMKTSNMNVPEGRGFNKNLLDALEIKNMLIVASLVTQSALLRRESRGSHYREDYPETDERWKRSIVMNKNTDFSYLKRGLNSSCKFS